The DNA sequence TGATCGTGATCCTGCTGCCCCCTGAAGAGAATTTCAGTGCGTTGCTCAGGAACTGCTGTATTACCTGGAGTATTTTGATCCTGTCCGATGTAAAGTTGACCACTTCCCGGGATACTTCTATGCTGATGTCGTCCTTTCTGCCCGGTATCTCCGTAGCCATATTGTCCACTACTTCATTTAGAAGTTCCTGGACATCGAACTCTTCTGCAGACAGGTCGAACATACCTCGCTCAAGCTGAGATAGTTCAAGAATGTTGTTAATGATGGATTCCAGTTTAACTGACTCTTCGAGACAAGTGCCCACAACATCCTGTAAACCGGAGTACACGGGTCCCAGGTCGCCATCCCTCATCATGGTAAGATAGCCTTTGATGACCGTCAGGGGGGTCCTCAGTTCATGGCTGACAAGGCCCATGAAATTCTTTTTGTATTCGTCCGCGATCATGAGGTTTCTAAACATCTCTTCCTTGCGTTTGAGGAGGTCTCTAACGCGGTCTCTTGACCTTTTCAATTCCACCGTACGTTCCTCAACACGATCCTCCAGATCCCTGATAAGCGCTTGTTGCCGGGTATCCATTAGACGAGAGGTCAGGTGTCCATAACGGTAGAAAAGACCGGCAAAAACAAGGATTAATATGAGGTGTGTGATGCCGGAACGAAACGTCTCGGAAAGCAGGTTACCCTTCAATGGCCGGTAATCCTGGTAAATCTCGTAGGCGCCCAGGATCAAGCGGGTTTCAGGATGGATAATGGGAACATAGGTTTGCAGCATTGGGAACGGGGCCTTTTCACCATATATTTTTTCCTGATAACCGGGGGTTGCAACGCTGGATGAACCGGTCCCACCAAGTGCAAGGGTCAGATGATCGTTATTCTTTACTTCCAGGCCTATGACATCCTTGTCCAGTGAAAAGACGATGATCTCATTTCGGTTGAATATCTTTATGTTAAGGAGGGCAAAGCTGTTGATGAGGTCCACAATACTTTCATTGTACTGTTTGAAATAATCGGAACTCTCCAGGCCGGCACGGAGATCTCCCTCCAAAAAGAGCTGATGGCTCAAGTGCTCGGCGGTACGCTGGGCATAGGATTCAGATTGTATAATTGCGGCATTGAGGGCAGTTCGATAATCGCTCACCGTTATGATAACGGTTGCCGTTAGGATCAGAAAAAGTGATATAATCAAGTATCTTTTATGAGTCATAAGAGGGGTTGTTCAAAACTCTAAATGGTGTATACAAAATCAGGTATAAATGGCTGTCGCTTATGGCGAGTTTGTGAATAATAATACATATCTGGTAATAGTATCAACAAGTATTATTGCAGGAATCCCCTTTTTATCGGGGTTGAGAGCGGATAGACCTTGACACTTTGTGTGGACATCTGTTATCCAAAAACCAAGGGTGCAAACTACGGAAATCCCGTTATACATTCAATTCCCATATTTAAAGGAGGAAGAGATGAACAGAGCTGAACTTATCGCAAAAATGGCTTTAGAGGCCGGAATCAGTAAAGCAAAGGCTGAATTAGCCCTTGGTGCTTTTGTAGACGGTATTGCAGGTGCTCTTAAAGATGGAGGAAAAGTTTCTCTGGTTGGATTTGGTACCTTTAGTGTCAGCGACAGGGCCGCTCGTGTAGGACGCAATCCACGGACGGGCGCTAATATTAATATTGCAGCTTCCAAGGTGCCCAAATTCAAGGCTGGCAAAGGTCTCAAGGACGCCATCAAATAATCTCTTCCTGTATTGTTTAAAAAAAGCCGGCCTACATGGCCGGCTTTTTTTATATAATGAATGGTGAATAGTGAACTGTGAATGGTTTAGTCATGAGGTTTTACTCTTCACCCTTCACATTTCACGGTTCACGTTATACTGAGTTCCTTCCATCCTCCTCCAGATCCTCATGAAGAGAATACCAAACACAATTACCGCAATACTTTGACCGATGCCAATCGACAGGACCATTGCCCAGTAGGGATGTGATACCAACCAATTGAGCATACTTGCTATGGTCCCGGTGGACGCTACTGTGCCAAAACCGAAATCTATACCTAGCAGGAAATAAAGGTATGCAGAGACGCCCAGTGCGTTAAAGATTACCGGGGGCAGGAAAGGGAGCACAGGCACTTTTCGCAAGCCGTAGGTGGCGTATCCAGCGGCAAGAGTGAGCAAAGGTCCGAATACGATGTCGGGAAGACCCATGCCCCCCAGAAGGTTTGCCAGGAGGCATCCTGTGTACAAGGCTACCGGCATGAGAGGGTCGTAGAGAGCCAGCATTGCCAATCCCTCTGAAATGCGAACCTGGATCGGCCCGTATCCAAGATTCAGTCCAGGCCCCAGAACGTTGGCCAGGTAGGTTAGAACAACATACAGGGAGGCAACGAGGGCCAGTCTGGTTAATCGTCGGGTGTGCATAGGATTTCTGCCTCAGGTATTTTTTTATGTAGTATAATAATCTAGATATCAGAGGCAGAAATCAGGGACAAGGGAAAAGGAACAAGGGACAAGTGTAATTCTGTTCAGTACTCAAGTACTTCAGTACTATACACCGGGGGTGTTTAATGATCGTTGCTGTTACCGGCGGAACAGGCTTTGTGGGCAGGGCGGTCGTTAAAGAACTGCTGGAAAGAGGCCACCAGGTCCGTATCCTCTCCAGGAAGGCCCCTGAGAGGCTCCCTGAGGGTGCCTCTCACGTTGTTGGCAGCGTTGTTACGGGGGAGGGGCTGGATTCGCTGGTGGAAGGCACAGAAGCGGTTATTCACCTTGTGGGTATCATTAAGGAAGTGGGAGAAAACACCTTCAGGGCAGCACACTATAACGGAACATTGAACATCCTTGCCGCTTCCGCAAGAGCTGGGGTGCCGCGCTACCTCCACATGAGCGCCATGGGGACCAGGAAAGATGCGGTGAGCCAATATCACATGACCAAATACGCTGCCGAAGAGGCCGTTAGGGCCAGTGGTCTTGGCTGGACTATCTTCCGCCCTTCTACCATTTTCGGGCCGGGAGACGCCTTCATTAACATGTTGGCCGCCGTTATGCGAAAATCACCCGTGATGCCGGTTGTGGGAGGCGGTAAAAATCTGATGCAGCCGGTTTATGTCAAAGATGTGGGGGCAGCCTTTCGAAAAGCCCTGGATTCGGATGTTCACATCGGCAAAACCTATGAGCTGGGAGGGCCGGACCTTCTTAACCTAAAGCAGATTCTTGTTAAAGTATCACATGTTATTGAATTGAAACGTTTATTTATAAGCATACCTTTGTGGGTCGTGTCGCCAGTTGTCAAAAGCGCGCAGCTTTTCAAGATCCCGCTGCCTGTCACCTCGGACCAGCTTATCATGCTCGGGGAGGACAATATCAGGACAGGTGGTGACCCGGTG is a window from the bacterium genome containing:
- a CDS encoding response regulator, which encodes MSDYRTALNAAIIQSESYAQRTAEHLSHQLFLEGDLRAGLESSDYFKQYNESIVDLINSFALLNIKIFNRNEIIVFSLDKDVIGLEVKNNDHLTLALGGTGSSSVATPGYQEKIYGEKAPFPMLQTYVPIIHPETRLILGAYEIYQDYRPLKGNLLSETFRSGITHLILILVFAGLFYRYGHLTSRLMDTRQQALIRDLEDRVEERTVELKRSRDRVRDLLKRKEEMFRNLMIADEYKKNFMGLVSHELRTPLTVIKGYLTMMRDGDLGPVYSGLQDVVGTCLEESVKLESIINNILELSQLERGMFDLSAEEFDVQELLNEVVDNMATEIPGRKDDISIEVSREVVNFTSDRIKILQVIQQFLSNALKFSSGGSRITIKAAPSHRGLLLSVSDEGVGIPKGQANEVFNLFYQVDISTTRSYEGSGLGLAIVHKIGQILGGRAWVESEEGVGSTFYFEVKALDTSPNNGNETERSVEFVPDNQPKKVSAISPSILLVDDDEDYLFLLRRILIDGGYTVEMCKDGLKGLNRIYGPKHSRLPSLIVLDIRMPNIHGIDFLKIIRRNMATREIPVIVASALGQENQMQEAVSAGANAYLMKPFDPDTLLKRINFLLGKEIDIEEQ
- a CDS encoding HU family DNA-binding protein; protein product: MNRAELIAKMALEAGISKAKAELALGAFVDGIAGALKDGGKVSLVGFGTFSVSDRAARVGRNPRTGANINIAASKVPKFKAGKGLKDAIK
- a CDS encoding complex I NDUFA9 subunit family protein, with product MIVAVTGGTGFVGRAVVKELLERGHQVRILSRKAPERLPEGASHVVGSVVTGEGLDSLVEGTEAVIHLVGIIKEVGENTFRAAHYNGTLNILAASARAGVPRYLHMSAMGTRKDAVSQYHMTKYAAEEAVRASGLGWTIFRPSTIFGPGDAFINMLAAVMRKSPVMPVVGGGKNLMQPVYVKDVGAAFRKALDSDVHIGKTYELGGPDLLNLKQILVKVSHVIELKRLFISIPLWVVSPVVKSAQLFKIPLPVTSDQLIMLGEDNIRTGGDPVEELGLDWTGFEEGIRTYLGPNRE
- a CDS encoding QueT transporter family protein, producing the protein MHTRRLTRLALVASLYVVLTYLANVLGPGLNLGYGPIQVRISEGLAMLALYDPLMPVALYTGCLLANLLGGMGLPDIVFGPLLTLAAGYATYGLRKVPVLPFLPPVIFNALGVSAYLYFLLGIDFGFGTVASTGTIASMLNWLVSHPYWAMVLSIGIGQSIAVIVFGILFMRIWRRMEGTQYNVNREM